A window of the Haloarcula litorea genome harbors these coding sequences:
- a CDS encoding Rieske (2Fe-2S) protein: protein MDEDSRIAAVEDVPADGSFLFTVRDGFDTEEAILVRLADGVVAFENYCPHWRDIRLDKGSGATRRGDELVCEKHGATFESDTGACTYGPCEGAVLEELDVTVADGAVYLTDDRYEFEQQGPSGDHDLSSGGRIGFSGQ, encoded by the coding sequence ATGGACGAGGACAGCCGCATCGCGGCCGTCGAGGACGTGCCGGCCGACGGCAGTTTCCTGTTTACCGTTCGGGACGGGTTCGACACCGAGGAGGCGATCCTCGTACGCCTCGCCGACGGCGTCGTCGCCTTCGAGAACTACTGCCCCCACTGGCGGGACATCCGCCTCGACAAGGGCAGCGGGGCGACGCGCCGCGGCGACGAACTGGTCTGTGAGAAACACGGTGCCACCTTCGAGTCGGACACGGGGGCCTGTACGTACGGCCCCTGTGAGGGGGCGGTGCTGGAGGAACTCGACGTCACCGTCGCCGACGGCGCGGTGTACCTGACCGACGACCGCTACGAGTTCGAACAGCAGGGGCCGTCGGGCGACCACGACCTCTCCTCGGGCGGGCGCATCGGCTTCTCGGGGCAGTAG
- a CDS encoding saccharopine dehydrogenase family protein, with amino-acid sequence MGEFVIYGSYGYTGNLIAEAAVERGMDPVLAGRNREKVGRQAADLGCESEVVSLDEPQVLDALLEDATAVLHCAGPFSRTWEPMVDACLRTGTHYLDITGELGVFEAIHDRDDEAEDAGVMLLPGVGFDVVPTDCVAAHLADRLPDADSLELAFHAEMGVSRGTAKTMIEHVDEGGAVRRDGRIERVGPAHESRTVDFGWGLDGMHAAAIPWGDVSTAYHTTGVPNVTVYMSMPPSAARQQRIAGLFSPVLGLPPVKAALQWYVERTTEGPDAEERAGERSHVWGEARTADGERAVTRLRGPHTYTLTVRTALATLGRVLDGDTPVGFQTPAGAYGADLVLDVEGVEREDVV; translated from the coding sequence ATGGGCGAGTTCGTCATCTACGGGTCGTACGGCTACACGGGGAACCTGATCGCCGAGGCGGCCGTCGAGCGGGGGATGGACCCGGTGCTCGCCGGCCGGAACCGCGAGAAGGTCGGGCGACAGGCCGCGGACCTGGGCTGTGAGTCCGAGGTGGTGTCGCTCGACGAACCGCAGGTGCTCGATGCGCTCCTCGAGGACGCGACGGCGGTCCTGCACTGTGCCGGCCCGTTCTCGCGGACGTGGGAGCCGATGGTCGACGCCTGTCTGCGGACCGGGACGCACTACCTCGACATCACGGGCGAACTGGGCGTCTTCGAGGCCATCCACGACCGCGACGACGAGGCCGAGGACGCGGGCGTGATGCTGCTACCCGGCGTCGGGTTCGACGTGGTCCCGACCGACTGTGTCGCGGCCCACCTCGCGGATCGGCTCCCCGACGCGGACTCGCTGGAGCTGGCGTTCCACGCGGAGATGGGCGTCTCACGGGGGACCGCCAAGACGATGATCGAACACGTCGACGAGGGCGGGGCGGTCCGGCGCGACGGCCGCATCGAGCGGGTCGGCCCCGCCCACGAGTCCCGGACGGTCGACTTCGGCTGGGGTCTCGACGGGATGCACGCCGCCGCCATTCCGTGGGGCGACGTGTCGACGGCCTACCACACCACGGGGGTCCCGAACGTCACGGTCTACATGTCGATGCCGCCGAGCGCGGCCCGCCAGCAGCGCATCGCCGGCCTGTTCTCGCCCGTGCTGGGACTGCCACCGGTGAAGGCCGCGCTGCAGTGGTACGTCGAGCGGACGACCGAGGGGCCGGACGCCGAGGAACGCGCCGGCGAGCGGAGCCACGTCTGGGGCGAGGCCCGGACGGCCGACGGCGAGCGCGCCGTCACGCGCCTGCGGGGGCCACACACGTACACGCTGACCGTCCGGACGGCGCTTGCGACGCTCGGCCGCGTCCTCGACGGCGACACACCGGTCGGCTTCCAGACGCCCGCGGGTGCCTACGGCGCGGACCTCGTGCTCGACGTCGAGGGCGTCGAGCGCGAGGACGTGGTCTGA
- a CDS encoding alpha-amylase domain-containing protein → MTRNFDGGSAGFSRRDVLRGMGALGAAATGAAAATGSASALGDSAVYQYYHTDWTTVESDLGTIADQGYDAIQVPPAQYSRLDRSHQKSVTDPPLGYQPIDLKNFNSVFGTEAEYQSMVEEAHAQGLDVVADAVVNHMAANDDFRGAEGVTFADLPYFSERDFHPQDPIDYSDPKSVENDWLVGLKDLKQESSYVRGQLYDYVEKYANLGVDGIRWDAVKHVPEWFFDDYANQWADDLGLWTVGECLDGSVPYCQGYADTGMSVTDYPLHYALKEACKPYGDMRALEGAGVVDQSPFQALTFVSNHDSAPPKLEKLAYAYILTYEGYPRVYSNRIGVGDDDIRNLLWIRNNLAGGQAYQRHASGPLYVFERYNNLLVGLNHTGSWRSARVYTSWTNTTLKDYAGNANDITTDGSGYVDVWVPPEGWVCHAPY, encoded by the coding sequence ATGACACGGAACTTCGACGGGGGGAGCGCGGGCTTCTCCCGACGTGACGTACTCAGGGGAATGGGTGCACTCGGCGCGGCGGCGACGGGTGCGGCGGCTGCGACGGGCAGTGCGAGCGCGCTCGGCGACAGCGCCGTCTATCAGTACTACCACACCGACTGGACGACGGTCGAGAGCGACCTCGGGACCATCGCGGACCAGGGGTACGACGCCATCCAGGTGCCGCCGGCACAGTACAGCCGACTGGACCGGAGCCACCAGAAGAGCGTCACCGACCCGCCGCTGGGCTACCAGCCGATCGATCTCAAGAACTTCAACAGCGTGTTCGGCACGGAAGCCGAGTACCAGAGCATGGTCGAGGAGGCCCACGCACAGGGCCTGGACGTCGTCGCCGACGCCGTCGTCAACCACATGGCGGCCAACGACGACTTCCGTGGCGCGGAGGGGGTCACCTTCGCGGACCTGCCGTACTTCAGCGAGCGGGACTTCCACCCGCAGGACCCCATCGACTACTCGGACCCGAAGTCGGTCGAGAACGACTGGCTCGTCGGGCTCAAGGACCTGAAACAGGAGTCGTCGTACGTCCGCGGGCAGCTGTACGACTACGTCGAGAAGTACGCGAACCTCGGGGTCGACGGCATCCGGTGGGACGCCGTCAAGCACGTCCCCGAGTGGTTCTTCGACGACTACGCGAACCAGTGGGCCGACGACCTCGGGCTCTGGACGGTGGGCGAGTGTCTCGACGGCTCGGTCCCGTACTGTCAGGGGTACGCCGACACCGGGATGTCGGTGACGGACTACCCGCTGCACTACGCGCTGAAAGAGGCCTGTAAACCGTACGGTGACATGCGGGCGCTGGAGGGGGCCGGCGTCGTCGACCAGTCGCCGTTCCAGGCGCTGACGTTCGTCTCGAACCACGACAGCGCCCCGCCGAAACTGGAGAAGCTCGCGTACGCCTACATCCTCACCTACGAGGGGTACCCGCGGGTCTACAGCAACCGCATCGGCGTCGGCGACGACGACATCCGGAACCTCCTGTGGATCCGGAACAACCTCGCGGGCGGACAGGCCTACCAGCGCCACGCCTCCGGGCCGCTGTACGTCTTCGAGCGGTACAACAACCTCCTCGTGGGCCTGAACCACACCGGCAGCTGGCGGTCGGCCCGCGTCTACACGTCGTGGACGAACACGACGCTCAAGGACTACGCGGGCAACGCGAACGACATCACCACCGACGGCAGCGGCTACGTCGACGTCTGGGTCCCGCCCGAGGGCTGGGTCTGCCACGCGCCGTACTGA